A single region of the Rhinoraja longicauda isolate Sanriku21f chromosome 12, sRhiLon1.1, whole genome shotgun sequence genome encodes:
- the LOC144598746 gene encoding V-set domain-containing T-cell activation inhibitor 1-like → MYFKHLVFSILFVCADAFTTCEPATDTEIGKDVTFKCTFECNHPCAPRVRWEKDQVAGSLYEYKEDKSDVSKQHANYSGRINVDALSFKEGKALFTLKNVQIWDEGKYIVSISTNNGYGVEIVQLSVWAAGGINVNWDLEMEMLSCWSSGWYPAPKVEWKDKSGTDLKKYSETIIERESNGHFNVTHNLNGFNEQNQYVCSKWHKWMKKQTRVGFTDGKHALHVDVRK, encoded by the exons ATGTACTTCAAACATCTGGTGTTTTCCATCTTGTTCGTTTGTGCTG ATGCATTCACCACTTGCGAACCTGCCACAGATACAGAGATCGGCAAGGATGTCACCTTCAAGTGTACGTTCGAGTGCAACCATCCATGTGCACCAAGGGTGAGGTGGGAGAAGGATCAAGTTGCCGGAAGCTTGTACGAGTACAAGGAAGATAAAAGCGATGTCAGCAAACAACATGCCAACTACTCGGGGAGAATTAACGTTGACGCACTCTCATTTAAAGAAGGAAAAGCACTCTTTACATTGAAGAATGTTCAAATCTGGGATGAGGGAAAGTACATTGTCAGTATTAGCACTAACAATGGATATGGAGTTGAAATTGTCCAGCTATCTGTTTGGG CTGCTGGTGGTATCAATGTTAACTGGGACCTCGAAATGGAAATGCTCTCTTGCTGGTCGTCAGGATGGTATCCTGCCCCAAAGGTGGAGTGGAAGGACAAATCGGGGACCGATTTAAAGAAGTACAGTGAAACAATcatagagagagaaagcaatgGCCATTTCAACGTGACCCACAATCTGAACGGATTCAATGAACAGAATCAGTACGTCTGTTCCAAGTGGCATAAGTGGATGAAAAAACAGACTCGAGTGGGATTCACAG ATGGAAAACACGCACTCCATGTGGATGTTCGAAAATAA